A single region of the Candidatus Sungiibacteriota bacterium genome encodes:
- a CDS encoding insulinase family protein, protein MFKKIILDNGLRVITAPMQGTNTVTVLVLCGTGSDYESREINGISHFLEHMFFKGTKNRPSPDVIKHELDSMGSISNAFTSHEITGYHVKAGKTYLDQSLHLLSDIYKNSTLPKEEIERERQVVIEEMHKDRDTPTLYVNWVWEHLLYGDQPAGWDVIGEEKIIRALKREEFVNYFNHQYVSSNTAVVVAGNFDEAATARLVKELFSDIRHEPPFRSKPPLREAQTTPQVKIIYKETDQTHLMIGFRGYDALHDRRYVAEVLAAVLGGSWSARMWDRIRDKLGLAYTVWSSHESYSNRGYLVTYAGVDHGNVKKTVRAILEEYKKTCEKPIENGELKRVKDYIRGTTLIGLEASNAVASFVGVEEMVTGKPVTIEEVFAKIEAVTADDLCAVAGEIFRPESLNLAMIGPFKDTAELGKILGEFK, encoded by the coding sequence ATGTTTAAAAAAATAATTTTAGACAACGGACTGCGGGTTATTACCGCGCCCATGCAAGGGACCAATACGGTCACTGTTTTGGTATTGTGCGGCACTGGCTCGGATTATGAATCGCGAGAGATTAACGGCATATCACATTTTCTGGAGCACATGTTTTTTAAGGGGACAAAAAATCGGCCAAGCCCAGATGTTATAAAACACGAGCTGGACAGCATGGGCTCAATCTCCAATGCTTTTACGAGCCACGAAATTACCGGTTATCACGTCAAGGCGGGCAAAACATATTTAGATCAATCTCTTCATCTTCTCTCCGATATTTATAAAAATTCCACCCTACCCAAAGAAGAGATTGAACGGGAAAGACAAGTGGTTATTGAAGAAATGCACAAAGACCGTGATACCCCCACGCTTTACGTTAACTGGGTTTGGGAGCACTTGCTTTATGGCGATCAGCCGGCCGGCTGGGACGTGATTGGAGAAGAAAAAATAATCCGCGCGCTAAAACGCGAGGAGTTTGTTAATTATTTTAATCATCAATATGTTTCTTCCAACACAGCGGTTGTTGTTGCCGGAAACTTTGATGAGGCGGCCACCGCACGGCTGGTTAAGGAATTATTTTCTGATATTAGGCATGAGCCGCCTTTTCGTTCCAAGCCGCCCCTGCGGGAAGCGCAAACAACGCCTCAAGTAAAAATAATTTATAAAGAAACTGACCAGACGCATCTTATGATTGGGTTTCGCGGATACGATGCTTTGCACGATAGACGTTATGTCGCCGAAGTTTTAGCTGCGGTTTTAGGCGGTTCCTGGAGTGCTCGCATGTGGGATCGTATTCGGGATAAATTGGGTCTTGCCTACACGGTTTGGAGCAGCCACGAATCCTATTCCAATCGCGGCTACCTTGTTACTTACGCCGGAGTTGATCATGGAAACGTAAAGAAGACCGTGCGCGCTATTTTGGAAGAATATAAAAAAACATGCGAGAAGCCGATTGAAAACGGAGAGTTGAAACGGGTCAAAGATTATATCCGCGGCACCACATTGATTGGTCTTGAGGCCTCCAATGCCGTGGCGAGTTTTGTAGGAGTGGAAGAGATGGTAACAGGCAAGCCCGTGACAATAGAAGAAGTTTTTGCTAAAATAGAGGCGGTAACAGCTGACGATTTATGTGCGGTTGCAGGAGAGATATTCAGACCGGAAAGTTTGAATCTTGCCATGATCGGACCGTTTAAAGATACTGCTGAACTTGGAAAGATACTTGGAGAGTTTAAATAG
- a CDS encoding AI-2E family transporter has protein sequence MPTKDTPHIHISTGTIIRFFLVIFGIAALYIVRDVLAALFLAVIIASALEPAIDWLKERRVPRLVSVILIYLGITLGFFFLTYLIFPLLIEELRSITYTYPVLEREVLRGVRQVGELPFLSFLTIDFESLVGASSAYLEKLGGGILNFASLVFGGAFSLFLIVIFSFYLAIQERGIESFLRLVSPVSQEPYVIGLWERSQRKLGRWLRAQMLLAALVGVLIFFGLTFLGIKHALLFAVLAALFEVIPVAGPILASVPAVMIAFLTSPLLGVAVAALYLGVQQFESHVIVPVVMRKTIGLSPLVVVLALLVGLKLGGIFGVLLAVPVTAILAELVNDWDKKKRALIPE, from the coding sequence ATGCCAACCAAAGACACACCCCATATTCATATTTCAACCGGCACCATAATCAGGTTTTTCCTGGTTATTTTTGGCATTGCGGCTCTCTACATCGTACGCGATGTTTTGGCCGCGCTTTTTTTGGCGGTTATAATAGCCTCGGCCTTGGAGCCGGCGATAGACTGGCTGAAAGAGCGAAGAGTGCCAAGGCTTGTTAGTGTAATTTTGATATATCTTGGTATTACTCTTGGTTTTTTCTTTCTCACGTATCTTATTTTTCCGTTACTTATTGAGGAGTTGCGAAGTATCACTTACACCTATCCGGTGTTGGAACGCGAGGTTCTGCGCGGCGTACGGCAGGTGGGAGAGCTTCCTTTTCTCTCTTTTCTTACTATTGATTTTGAAAGTTTAGTGGGCGCATCCTCGGCCTATCTCGAAAAACTTGGCGGGGGAATTTTGAATTTCGCTTCGCTGGTGTTTGGGGGAGCATTCTCCCTTTTTCTTATTGTTATCTTCTCTTTTTACCTTGCTATTCAAGAAAGGGGTATTGAAAGTTTTCTGCGTCTCGTCTCGCCAGTTTCTCAGGAGCCTTATGTTATTGGTTTATGGGAGCGGTCGCAAAGAAAATTGGGGCGTTGGCTGCGGGCCCAAATGTTACTGGCCGCACTCGTGGGCGTATTGATATTTTTTGGTCTAACCTTTTTGGGTATTAAACACGCGCTTCTTTTTGCGGTTCTGGCTGCGCTTTTTGAAGTGATCCCTGTTGCTGGGCCAATTTTAGCCTCGGTCCCGGCAGTGATGATAGCCTTTCTTACTTCACCACTCTTGGGCGTTGCCGTGGCCGCGCTTTATCTTGGGGTTCAGCAGTTTGAGTCGCATGTCATAGTGCCGGTGGTTATGCGCAAAACCATTGGACTCTCACCACTTGTGGTGGTGCTGGCTTTATTGGTGGGTCTAAAACTGGGAGGAATTTTTGGTGTTTTACTTGCGGTTCCAGTTACGGCCATTTTGGCGGAGTTGGTGAATGACTGGGATAAAAAGAAGAGGGCATTGATACCGGAGTAA
- a CDS encoding methionine--tRNA ligase: MSSKFYITTSIPYANAAPHVGHILDPLIADVLARYHRIKGKEVRFLVGTDEHGAKIVRKAEEEDKTPKELVDENSAKFREMQNTLNISYDDFIRTSDQKRHWPGAEKMWREMVASGDIYKKEYHGLYCVGHEAFVTEKDLVNGKCQDHQKEPEAVEEENWFFRLSKYAQEIASRIKNDELQTIPESRKNEILSFIESGLEDVSFSRPAKDLSWGVPVPDDPTQTMYVWSDALVNYISAIGYGHDDPESQLSLKKWWPADVQVIGKDNLRFHAAIWPGMLLSAGLELPKAIFVHGFVNVEGQKISKTVGNVIPPETVVQKYGVDPVRYYFLREFPSYEDGDFSYKKFEDRYNGDLANGLGNLVARVSTLGESISPIHFDFQKDIITEAKKETARVFAEYEKHVTEVRLNEALAIVWALVSFTDKYINDEKPWEKSGDDFKGVIINAAYVIGVISNLLQPFLPQTAEKISTQISFEDSVVRVKKGVSLFPRLK; the protein is encoded by the coding sequence ATGTCAAGCAAGTTTTATATTACCACCAGCATCCCTTACGCTAATGCCGCGCCTCATGTGGGGCATATTTTGGATCCTTTGATTGCGGATGTTTTGGCACGATATCACAGAATAAAAGGTAAGGAAGTAAGATTTTTGGTAGGTACGGATGAGCACGGAGCAAAAATTGTTCGTAAAGCCGAGGAAGAAGACAAGACACCAAAAGAGCTGGTTGACGAAAATTCAGCAAAATTCAGAGAAATGCAAAACACTCTGAACATTTCTTATGACGATTTCATCCGAACCAGCGACCAAAAACGCCATTGGCCCGGCGCGGAAAAAATGTGGCGGGAGATGGTTGCTTCCGGTGATATATATAAGAAAGAATATCACGGCCTTTATTGCGTGGGCCACGAAGCTTTTGTTACTGAAAAAGATTTAGTAAATGGCAAGTGTCAGGACCATCAAAAAGAGCCGGAAGCGGTTGAAGAAGAAAATTGGTTTTTCCGACTGTCAAAATATGCCCAAGAAATAGCGTCAAGAATTAAGAATGATGAATTGCAAACTATACCGGAGTCTAGAAAAAACGAGATTTTGTCTTTTATTGAAAGCGGCCTTGAGGATGTTAGTTTTTCGCGTCCTGCCAAGGATTTATCATGGGGCGTTCCGGTTCCCGACGACCCCACCCAAACGATGTATGTTTGGTCAGACGCCTTGGTTAATTATATTTCTGCTATTGGCTACGGACACGATGATCCGGAGTCACAGTTGTCACTTAAAAAATGGTGGCCAGCGGATGTGCAGGTAATTGGGAAAGACAATCTCCGATTTCACGCCGCAATCTGGCCCGGAATGCTTTTATCAGCGGGCCTTGAATTGCCTAAAGCAATTTTTGTGCATGGATTTGTTAACGTGGAAGGGCAGAAAATTTCTAAAACCGTGGGCAACGTGATACCGCCCGAAACGGTAGTGCAAAAATATGGTGTGGACCCCGTGCGTTATTATTTTTTGCGCGAGTTCCCCTCATATGAGGACGGCGATTTTAGTTATAAAAAATTTGAAGATCGGTATAACGGGGACTTAGCCAACGGTCTTGGGAACCTTGTGGCGCGCGTCTCTACTTTGGGAGAAAGTATAAGTCCGATTCATTTTGATTTTCAAAAGGATATTATCACGGAAGCAAAAAAAGAAACCGCGCGCGTCTTTGCCGAGTACGAAAAACACGTCACCGAAGTTCGTCTGAATGAAGCGCTCGCCATTGTCTGGGCGCTGGTCTCGTTTACGGATAAGTATATAAATGACGAAAAACCATGGGAGAAATCCGGGGATGATTTTAAGGGGGTTATTATCAATGCTGCTTATGTAATTGGCGTAATTTCCAACCTCCTTCAGCCGTTTTTGCCCCAAACCGCAGAAAAAATCAGCACGCAGATTTCTTTTGAAGACTCGGTGGTGCGAGTTAAAAAAGGAGTGTCGCTCTTTCCGAGGTTAAAATAA
- a CDS encoding TatD family hydrolase, translating into MSTPKLFDAHTHIQFAAFKDDADLVVKRALDAGIWMVNIGTQKDTSAHAVEMAQKYPEGVHATVGLHPIHTERSYHDPQELGEPSSLVFSNSRELENKEKESGKKSEQDGGFTSRGEEFDYEYYKKLAQDPKVVAIGECGLDYYRLGPETREKQKSAFLKQIELAHEVKKPLMIHCRNAFSDLIAILQTYNPQLTTPGVVHFFSGTKTDAEKLLDMGFSFTFGGVITFARDYDEVVQYIPLERIMVETDAPYVAPTPYRGKRNEPAYIIEVAKKVAELKNLSYEEVSTKTTQNALKIFGIQ; encoded by the coding sequence ATGTCAACCCCAAAACTTTTTGATGCCCATACTCATATTCAATTTGCGGCATTTAAAGACGACGCGGATTTGGTTGTTAAACGCGCCTTGGATGCAGGAATTTGGATGGTAAACATCGGAACGCAGAAAGATACTTCGGCGCATGCGGTGGAGATGGCGCAAAAATACCCCGAAGGAGTGCATGCGACTGTGGGGCTTCACCCGATTCATACGGAGCGCTCGTACCACGACCCACAGGAACTCGGAGAACCATCATCTCTAGTGTTCTCTAATTCGCGCGAATTAGAGAATAAAGAAAAAGAAAGTGGGAAAAAGAGTGAACAGGATGGGGGTTTTACCAGTCGCGGAGAAGAGTTTGATTATGAGTATTACAAAAAATTAGCGCAGGATCCGAAGGTTGTTGCAATTGGCGAGTGCGGCTTGGACTACTATCGTCTAGGCCCGGAGACGCGAGAAAAACAAAAAAGTGCTTTCTTGAAGCAGATTGAACTTGCGCATGAAGTCAAAAAACCGCTAATGATCCACTGCCGGAATGCCTTTTCCGATTTAATTGCTATCCTGCAAACTTATAACCCACAACTTACAACTCCGGGCGTGGTTCACTTTTTCTCCGGCACCAAAACCGACGCAGAGAAACTTCTTGATATGGGTTTTTCGTTTACTTTTGGGGGTGTTATCACGTTCGCCCGCGACTATGACGAAGTGGTACAATATATTCCATTGGAGCGAATAATGGTTGAAACCGATGCGCCTTATGTTGCGCCTACGCCCTATCGCGGAAAAAGAAACGAACCAGCATATATAATAGAAGTAGCCAAAAAGGTGGCCGAACTTAAAAATTTGTCTTATGAAGAAGTGAGCACCAAAACCACCCAGAACGCATTAAAAATTTTTGGAATTCAATGA
- a CDS encoding leucine--tRNA ligase, producing the protein MRYDPKTIEKKWQARWLKEKTYEPDLRRAKKPFYNLMMFPYPSAEGLHVGNMYAFVGADIYGRFKRMQGYDVFEPIGLDGFGIHSENYALKIKKHPADQAKVSEKNFYRQLETVGNGFAWQEKLETYDPDYYRWTQWIFIQMYKHGLAYRKKAQVNWCPSCLTVLADEQVLAGECERCETEVIKKELEQWFFKITDYAERLLKNLDTLDWSERIKIAQRNWIGKSEGALLRFNVRCQMSDVRCPSVEVFTTRPDTLFGATYIVLGPEHQLISKIRNQISNIKEVEGYITGAKTKTDEERIAEGKEKNGVELKGIKATNPANGEEIPIWVADYVLGNVGTGAIMAVPAHDERDMEFAKKFNLPVSNAPFVDKEEIVRRVGGKKTVNYRLRDWLISRQRYWGPPIPMIYCHKCGWIPVPEKDLPVRLPYIKEFRPTGTEKSPLALVEKFYKVRCPKCKSWARRETDVSDTFLDSAWYYIGYLMAAYDWKLEIGNLKLQEAMRKWLPVDMYIGGAEHAVLHLLYVRFLAMAFRDWGLTLFEEPFKKFRAHGLLIRDGAKMSKSRGNVVNPDEYIRAYGADALRMYLMFLGPFEQGGDFRDDGIRGITRFLERAWRFCSSYKERKTTPIHEFHSNDSNNSGALEYLSRILHKTIKKVTEDIEGLQYNTAISALMILLNKFEESPEAVTKEHVAVFLRLLAPFAPFISEELWSRFFANKKSGILDSRSESGHSFHSIHHESWPKYNPKFVKEETFELVIQVNGKVRGRVTLPIGASEEDAKKAALGPDSVRKYVIGDPRKVIFVPNKLINFVV; encoded by the coding sequence ATGAGATACGACCCCAAAACAATTGAAAAAAAGTGGCAAGCGCGCTGGCTCAAAGAAAAAACTTATGAGCCGGATTTAAGGCGCGCCAAAAAGCCCTTTTATAATCTTATGATGTTTCCGTACCCATCGGCCGAGGGTCTGCATGTGGGTAATATGTACGCCTTTGTGGGTGCGGATATTTACGGACGGTTTAAGCGCATGCAGGGATACGACGTTTTTGAGCCAATAGGGCTTGATGGTTTTGGGATTCACTCCGAAAATTATGCGTTAAAGATAAAGAAGCATCCGGCGGACCAAGCCAAAGTTTCAGAGAAAAATTTTTATCGGCAACTGGAGACGGTTGGCAATGGTTTTGCGTGGCAGGAAAAATTGGAAACTTACGACCCCGATTACTACAGATGGACTCAATGGATTTTTATACAAATGTATAAACACGGCCTTGCTTATCGTAAGAAAGCACAAGTCAATTGGTGTCCCTCCTGCCTTACTGTTTTGGCAGATGAGCAAGTACTTGCAGGAGAATGTGAGAGATGCGAGACCGAGGTGATTAAAAAAGAACTTGAGCAATGGTTTTTTAAGATTACGGATTATGCCGAGCGACTTTTAAAAAACTTGGATACTCTGGATTGGTCCGAGAGGATAAAAATCGCCCAGCGAAATTGGATTGGAAAAAGCGAGGGCGCGCTCCTTCGCTTTAATGTCAGATGTCAGATGTCAGATGTCAGATGTCCGTCTGTTGAAGTTTTCACCACCCGCCCTGATACTCTTTTCGGCGCGACCTACATAGTGTTGGGGCCGGAACACCAACTTATATCAAAAATTAGAAATCAAATATCAAATATTAAAGAAGTTGAAGGGTACATTACAGGAGCTAAAACCAAGACTGATGAGGAGCGGATTGCGGAGGGTAAAGAAAAAAACGGGGTGGAGCTAAAAGGAATAAAAGCGACAAATCCGGCAAACGGCGAAGAAATTCCTATTTGGGTTGCAGATTATGTGTTGGGGAATGTGGGCACCGGAGCGATTATGGCGGTTCCGGCGCATGATGAACGCGATATGGAATTTGCTAAAAAATTTAATTTGCCCGTTAGCAACGCGCCGTTTGTTGATAAGGAAGAAATTGTCAGAAGGGTTGGGGGCAAAAAGACCGTAAATTATAGGCTTCGCGACTGGCTTATTTCCCGACAGAGATATTGGGGACCGCCGATTCCGATGATTTACTGTCATAAGTGCGGTTGGATACCTGTTCCGGAGAAGGATTTGCCGGTGCGGCTTCCTTATATAAAAGAATTCAGACCAACAGGAACTGAAAAATCACCCCTGGCGCTGGTAGAAAAATTTTATAAGGTTCGTTGTCCAAAATGTAAGTCGTGGGCAAGACGAGAAACCGATGTTTCCGATACATTTTTGGATTCCGCGTGGTATTATATCGGCTACCTCATGGCGGCCTACGATTGGAAATTAGAAATTGGAAATTTGAAATTACAGGAAGCCATGCGCAAATGGCTTCCGGTTGATATGTATATCGGCGGCGCCGAGCATGCGGTATTGCATCTTTTATATGTGAGATTTCTCGCGATGGCCTTTCGTGATTGGGGCTTAACTCTTTTTGAGGAACCATTTAAAAAATTCCGGGCGCACGGACTTTTGATCAGGGATGGCGCCAAAATGTCAAAATCGCGCGGCAACGTGGTGAACCCGGATGAATATATCCGCGCCTATGGCGCGGATGCCCTGCGGATGTATTTAATGTTTTTGGGGCCGTTTGAGCAGGGAGGGGATTTTCGGGATGACGGCATCAGGGGGATTACGAGGTTTCTTGAAAGGGCGTGGCGGTTTTGTTCGTCATACAAGGAGAGAAAGACGACTCCAATACACGAATTTCACTCGAATGATTCGAATAATTCGGGTGCATTAGAGTATTTGAGTCGCATTCTACATAAAACCATCAAAAAAGTTACCGAGGATATTGAAGGTTTGCAGTACAATACGGCGATATCGGCGTTAATGATTCTGCTGAATAAGTTTGAAGAAAGTCCGGAGGCTGTCACCAAGGAGCATGTTGCGGTTTTTCTTAGGCTTCTTGCGCCGTTTGCGCCGTTTATCAGCGAAGAGTTGTGGTCCCGATTTTTTGCGAACAAAAAATCGGGGATCCTCGATTCGCGAAGCGAATCGGGACATTCATTTCATTCAATCCACCACGAGTCGTGGCCAAAGTATAATCCTAAGTTCGTTAAAGAAGAAACTTTTGAACTGGTAATACAAGTGAACGGTAAAGTGCGCGGCCGCGTTACTTTGCCGATTGGCGCGAGCGAGGAAGATGCAAAAAAGGCGGCTCTGGGTCCGGATTCGGTCAGGAAATATGTGATAGGAGATCCGCGAAAAGTCATTTTCGTGCCGAATAAGCTTATCAATTTTGTGGTTTAA
- the glmS gene encoding glutamine--fructose-6-phosphate transaminase (isomerizing) yields the protein MCGIVGYIGKQKALPILLDGIRNLEYRGYDSAGFALLSHNQRVRAEKAVGRVLNLEQKIKDPADFAGKMGIIHSRWATHGGVTEANAHPHSDCQKNIWLVHNGIIENYKQLKSDLLKVGHKFDSETDTEVLAHLIEEVQTKNPETGLEEAVRLALLSIRGTYGLAVFDKREPGKLIAARNFSPLLLGIGNREYFVASDASAILKHTQNVVYLDDGEMAVLTPHEHHVYDLRRNLRPKETHKVEWSLEQAQKAGFPHFMLKEIHEQPEAIENSLRGRLIPEEGRVKLGGLSEVAEKLKNAKRILISACGTAYFAGMVGEYMLEEYAGIPVEVDLASEFRYRKPVFREGDVFLAISQSGETADTLAALREAKEKGVLTLGIVNVVGSTMARDTDAGVYQHIGPEIGVASTKAFTSQVAILGLLTLLLGRQREMSLVTGQRIAKELKTIPVLIKKILTQDDCIKKLAQKYQHHQNFLYLGRKYNLPVAYEGALKLKEISYAHAEGYGAGEMKHGSIALIDENFPSLFIAPHDSVYEKMISNMEEVKARRGPVIAVATEGDKKIRELADDVIYIPKTLEMLTPLLSVIPLQLFAYHFGVLRGCDVDRPRNLAKSVTVE from the coding sequence ATGTGCGGAATTGTTGGATATATAGGAAAACAAAAGGCGCTTCCCATACTTCTGGATGGGATTAGAAATCTGGAATACCGTGGATATGATTCGGCTGGTTTTGCGCTACTTTCTCACAATCAACGCGTCCGGGCTGAAAAAGCCGTGGGGCGCGTTTTAAATCTTGAACAAAAAATTAAAGATCCGGCCGACTTTGCCGGGAAGATGGGTATCATTCACAGCCGCTGGGCCACCCACGGAGGAGTAACCGAAGCCAATGCCCACCCGCACTCGGATTGTCAGAAAAACATCTGGCTTGTGCATAACGGCATTATTGAAAACTACAAACAACTCAAGAGCGATCTGCTGAAAGTCGGACATAAATTTGATTCGGAAACCGATACTGAAGTGTTAGCACACCTAATAGAGGAGGTTCAAACCAAAAACCCGGAAACTGGATTAGAAGAAGCGGTGCGCCTTGCACTTCTTTCAATCCGCGGGACTTATGGTTTGGCCGTTTTTGACAAAAGAGAACCTGGAAAGTTGATAGCGGCCAGAAATTTCAGTCCGCTTCTTTTAGGGATCGGTAACAGGGAGTATTTTGTGGCGTCTGACGCTTCGGCCATTTTAAAGCATACCCAAAATGTAGTTTATCTTGATGACGGAGAAATGGCGGTCCTTACGCCGCACGAACACCATGTCTATGATCTTAGAAGAAATCTGCGCCCGAAGGAAACGCATAAAGTTGAGTGGTCACTAGAACAGGCGCAAAAGGCGGGCTTCCCCCACTTCATGTTAAAAGAAATCCATGAGCAACCAGAAGCCATTGAAAATTCTCTACGTGGGCGTCTGATTCCGGAAGAAGGACGCGTCAAGCTCGGAGGACTTTCCGAGGTTGCAGAGAAATTAAAAAACGCAAAGCGAATTTTAATTTCTGCCTGCGGCACGGCCTATTTTGCCGGGATGGTTGGTGAATATATGCTTGAGGAATATGCCGGAATCCCGGTTGAGGTTGATTTGGCTTCCGAATTTCGCTACCGAAAACCGGTTTTCCGCGAAGGCGATGTGTTTTTAGCAATCTCGCAGTCTGGCGAGACCGCCGACACTTTGGCCGCGCTTCGGGAAGCAAAAGAAAAGGGAGTACTGACGTTGGGGATTGTTAATGTGGTTGGTTCAACCATGGCGCGCGATACGGATGCGGGCGTGTATCAGCATATTGGTCCGGAAATTGGCGTTGCTTCCACTAAAGCCTTTACTTCGCAGGTTGCTATTTTGGGACTCTTGACGCTTCTTTTAGGAAGGCAGCGGGAAATGTCGTTGGTAACAGGACAGCGAATTGCTAAAGAATTGAAAACTATCCCAGTTTTGATTAAGAAAATTTTGACTCAAGATGATTGTATTAAAAAGCTTGCCCAAAAATATCAGCACCATCAGAATTTCTTGTATCTTGGCAGAAAATATAACCTTCCGGTCGCGTACGAGGGCGCGTTGAAATTGAAAGAAATTTCTTATGCTCACGCCGAAGGATACGGAGCAGGAGAGATGAAACACGGATCCATTGCGTTGATTGATGAAAATTTCCCCTCTTTGTTTATTGCGCCACACGACTCTGTTTACGAAAAGATGATTTCCAACATGGAAGAGGTAAAAGCCCGTAGGGGCCCCGTGATTGCTGTTGCCACCGAGGGCGATAAAAAAATCCGCGAGCTTGCGGACGATGTAATTTATATACCTAAAACCCTGGAGATGCTGACCCCGCTTTTGTCAGTAATCCCGCTTCAGCTTTTTGCGTATCATTTTGGAGTATTGCGCGGTTGTGATGTTGATAGGCCCCGTAACTTGGCTAAGAGCGTAACTGTAGAATAG
- a CDS encoding GNAT family N-acetyltransferase produces the protein MVEIKRIGPADARRALATINRLLPQLSPSGKAVPLTIEELNECLGNQNFYLFVARETSGGGEQLLLGMGSIFFQRNLGRWIAEIHDIVVDKDHRGQGIGEIIVRHLIENARGFAREHRLPVKLYYDHLFLGLTSRPSRVEANKLYLKLGFVQVAEAKGEWGTNLYKMMIRPEE, from the coding sequence GTGGTTGAAATTAAAAGGATTGGGCCCGCAGACGCGCGCCGCGCTCTTGCAACCATAAACCGGCTGCTTCCCCAGCTCTCACCTTCAGGAAAAGCAGTACCGCTTACGATAGAAGAACTTAATGAATGTCTTGGCAACCAAAATTTCTATCTCTTTGTGGCCAGAGAAACTTCTGGGGGCGGCGAACAGTTACTACTGGGAATGGGTTCAATTTTCTTTCAAAGAAATCTGGGTCGCTGGATCGCAGAAATTCATGATATTGTGGTGGATAAAGACCATCGTGGCCAAGGTATTGGTGAAATAATCGTCCGGCATCTGATTGAAAACGCGCGGGGGTTTGCCAGAGAACACCGGCTGCCGGTCAAACTTTACTACGATCACCTTTTTCTTGGCCTTACCAGCCGTCCCAGCAGAGTTGAAGCCAATAAGCTATACTTAAAACTTGGTTTTGTGCAGGTTGCGGAGGCTAAGGGGGAATGGGGAACAAATCTTTACAAAATGATGATAAGACCGGAAGAGTAA
- a CDS encoding YvcK family protein, whose amino-acid sequence MLTKPIIKIPKVVVIGGGTGVFTVLSGLRKYNLDLTAIVSMADDGGSSGTLREEFGILPPGDARRALVALAHTDNQMLSELFNYRFTEGRLTGHAFGNLLLTALERITGSFEGALSEAGRILNVRGRVIPVTLDKVRLCAKLEDGTVVRGETNIDIPKHDPRLRVKKIYLEPRAKGNKNAVRVLKEADLIVMGPGDLFTSVLPNLLVRGVPVAIRKSKAKKVFVVNTMTKVGETNSFKVNDFLFEVEKYLGRGVLNYIVVNTKKPPHTRLVEYEREGKIMVGTGSLSSKPIPILGNFIRTSGFVRHDPEKLSKVLVSLL is encoded by the coding sequence ATGCTGACTAAACCGATAATTAAAATTCCTAAAGTTGTTGTAATTGGTGGTGGAACCGGTGTCTTTACAGTACTCTCGGGCCTTAGAAAGTATAATCTTGACCTTACGGCAATAGTGTCTATGGCTGACGACGGCGGTTCCTCCGGAACCTTACGCGAAGAGTTCGGAATTCTGCCGCCCGGAGACGCACGAAGGGCCTTGGTTGCTCTTGCTCATACCGACAACCAGATGTTGAGTGAACTTTTTAATTATCGTTTTACGGAAGGCAGGCTGACTGGTCATGCCTTTGGTAATTTGTTACTCACGGCCCTGGAAAGAATTACTGGAAGTTTTGAGGGGGCGTTAAGTGAGGCCGGCCGCATACTAAATGTACGGGGACGGGTTATTCCTGTTACTTTGGATAAGGTGCGGCTATGCGCTAAGTTGGAAGACGGCACCGTTGTTCGGGGTGAAACCAACATTGATATTCCTAAACACGACCCGCGTCTTAGAGTTAAAAAGATATATTTAGAGCCAAGGGCCAAAGGAAATAAAAACGCCGTGAGGGTTCTTAAAGAAGCAGATCTTATAGTTATGGGGCCCGGCGACTTATTTACCAGTGTTTTGCCCAACCTTCTCGTTCGGGGGGTTCCGGTAGCAATCAGAAAATCAAAAGCAAAAAAAGTTTTTGTCGTAAATACTATGACCAAGGTCGGCGAGACAAACAGTTTTAAGGTCAACGATTTCCTTTTTGAGGTAGAAAAATATCTTGGCCGCGGAGTTTTGAATTATATCGTGGTAAATACTAAAAAACCGCCACACACGCGTCTTGTTGAGTATGAACGCGAGGGCAAGATTATGGTAGGGACAGGAAGTCTGTCGTCTAAACCCATACCAATCCTCGGTAACTTTATTCGTACTTCTGGTTTCGTACGTCATGATCCGGAAAAATTATCTAAGGTTTTAGTGTCTTTATTGTGA